The Brevinematales bacterium genomic sequence GCGATTCTCCGGCGGTCTGGTAGGTAATTAGCGCCATCCTATTCTCCTTCGAAGTGGCGGAAGCCTGGTTTGAAATCGGCGGGGGTAAGCTCCTTCTCGAAGTACCCGATGCGCTCGCCCGATTCGAGAATCCGTCCGACCGGTTTTACAGTCACCCCTACGTGCTCGTACACCTTCGACGGTTCAATCGTGTCGGCGGACGTAAAGAGCAGTTCATAGTCCTCCCCGCCTGTCGCGGCGAGTTCGTAGAAGAAGTAGGGGTCTTTCTCGAATTCTTTCCCGATCTCCTCAACGGATACGGGGAGTTCGTTCAATTCGAGGAAATATCCGGTATGGCTTTCATCGGCGATATGCTGAAGGTCGCCGATCACCCCGTCGCTTATATCTATACATGAGTTGATCGCGTAATGGCGGGTTAGAAATTCCACGAGTTTAATACGCGGGGACGGGCAGAGGTGGCGCGAAAGGAAATAATTCGGGGTTTTTACTTTAACGGAGGTTTTATCTTTCAGCAGCATGAGCCCGAGGGCGCTGTCGCCGACTTTATTGGAAATATAAATGATGTCGCCGGGTTTCGCGCCGGAGCGAAGGATCGGCGTGCTCAGCGGATGCCCCACTAGGGTGGCGGTGACGAAAAGGCGATCGGAACGGACGATGTCGCCGCCCGCGAGAGAGAAACGGTAGAGAATCGCGGAGTCGTGGATACCTGTCATCAGCCGGTGGAACTGGGCGTCGGTAAAATCCGGCGGGAGTCCGAGGGTGAGCAGGGATGTTTCGGGAGTACCGCCCATCGCGGCGATATCGCTGAGGTTGACCGCCATAATTTTATACCCGATGTCCGCGAGGTCGACCTTATCCAGCATGAAATGCACGCCGTCGACCATCGTGTCGGTAGTGATGAGATTGTTGCCGTGGGGGAGGAACGCCGCATCGTCCCCGATCCCTATGCCGGAAACCGGCAGGTCGGAGAACATCTCGCGGATGTCCCTGATCATCTCGAATTCGTTCTTTTTCATTTTGTATTTTTTCCCATCAGCGTGGCGTTCAGTTCGTTGATGGAATCGAGCCTACCGATGATGATCAGGATATCGTCCTCCTTGAGGGGATCCTGCGGGTCGGGGACTTCGTCGAATTCGAAATCGATGATATTTTTATAGTTATCGTCGAGACGCTCGATCTGGTGCTTGATCGCGACGACGTTGACCTTGTAGTTCTTGCGGAATTCCAGTTCAGCGAGGGTTTTATTGGCTATCGTGCTGGTAACTTTAATTTCGACAATCGCGTGGTCTTTCCACATCTGCTCCATATTCAGCATGAATCCGTGCTGGCCGAACAGACGGCGCGCGAGCTTGTTCGCGGTCTCGATTTCCGGTTCGATGATGTCGGTGACACCCATCAGTTGGAGGATTTTGAAGTGTTCCTTCGTATTCGCGCGGGCGACGATGCGGGGGATTTTAAACTGCTTGAGCAGGAGCGTGGTCAGGATGGAGCCGACCATGTCGATACCGATACAGACTACCGCGCAGTCCACCTGGTGGATACCCGCCTCGCGGAGGGCGTTCTCGTCGGACGAGTCGAGGACATACGCGTGCACCGTGTATTCCTTTAGTTTTTCGACCAGCTCCGGGTCTTTATCGACCACGATGACCTCGGCGCCCTGGTTAATCAGACGGGTGGCGACATTGGTTCCGAACAGTCCCAGCCCGATGATGGCGAATTGAGTCTTTCGTTCCATTACTTCCAACGGCATACGGGAAATCCTCCCTAAAACTATTCCCGTAAATTATAAAGGATATCCGTCAAAACACAAGTAATTTACCGGATTGTATTTAGATATTGACAAAATGAAATAGCTTACTATGATATTATATAGGAAAAGGCATGAAGAAACCACGAATGAACGCGAATATACACGAATGCGGAACTTGTCCCGCGTTCCATACTGAACTTGCGTTATCAAATAC encodes the following:
- the thiL gene encoding thiamine-phosphate kinase; amino-acid sequence: MKKNEFEMIRDIREMFSDLPVSGIGIGDDAAFLPHGNNLITTDTMVDGVHFMLDKVDLADIGYKIMAVNLSDIAAMGGTPETSLLTLGLPPDFTDAQFHRLMTGIHDSAILYRFSLAGGDIVRSDRLFVTATLVGHPLSTPILRSGAKPGDIIYISNKVGDSALGLMLLKDKTSVKVKTPNYFLSRHLCPSPRIKLVEFLTRHYAINSCIDISDGVIGDLQHIADESHTGYFLELNELPVSVEEIGKEFEKDPYFFYELAATGGEDYELLFTSADTIEPSKVYEHVGVTVKPVGRILESGERIGYFEKELTPADFKPGFRHFEGE
- a CDS encoding TrkA family potassium uptake protein; the protein is MPLEVMERKTQFAIIGLGLFGTNVATRLINQGAEVIVVDKDPELVEKLKEYTVHAYVLDSSDENALREAGIHQVDCAVVCIGIDMVGSILTTLLLKQFKIPRIVARANTKEHFKILQLMGVTDIIEPEIETANKLARRLFGQHGFMLNMEQMWKDHAIVEIKVTSTIANKTLAELEFRKNYKVNVVAIKHQIERLDDNYKNIIDFEFDEVPDPQDPLKEDDILIIIGRLDSINELNATLMGKNTK